In Natronospira bacteriovora, the genomic stretch CGCAGGTGGCGAGCCGTGGGCGGAATGCCTGGCAGGGGCTCCAGATAACCGAGAATCGGCGCATCCAGCAGACGCATCAGGTAGTTCGCGTCCTTATGATACAGCACCGCACCGGCCGTGCCTTCCGCCCTGGCGCGCCAGCCGTCCATGCGGGCGTCCACGGCATCGGCGAAGGCCTGGGCGTTGGCCCGGAAATAATCCGCATTGTCACCGTCCAGACGTGCCAGGCGATCAGCCAGTGCGTGGGCCACCTGCGCCATGCGGCCCGGATCCATGTAGTAGTGCGGGTTGCCCATGGGGTGAACATCGCCCCCGGCCCGGTCGGCTTCGACGCCGGTTTCGATCAGCTCAATATGGGCAGCTCCCTCGAAGTAGCCCGCGCGGCCAACTTGAATCCGCGGGTTGTTGGCGCCCTGCAGGGCGGCCGGCAGCCAGCCTACTTCCAGCTCGGCACCCACGGCCACCACAAGATCCGCACGGCGCAGGGCCGCCATCATGCTGGGCCGGGCTTCCAGATAATGGGCGTCCCGATCGGATGGCGCCATCACGGTGACATCAACGGCTTCGCCACCCACCACACGGGCCAGCATGCCCATGTTCGGCACGGTGGCGGCCACGCGGACTTCGGCACTGGCGGCCACCGCCGCCAGCATCAGAATGCTTCCGAGGATCCATTGCTTCATGTTTGCCTCCTGAGTGGCGGGCCCGTTCCCGGGCCCGCTCTCCATTTCAGTCATGGGCGGATCGCCCTCGATGGCCGATCCGCTCGAACGTCATCAGCCTGCCCATGGCAGGCGCCCGTCAGAATGTGTGGGCGCCATGCACGCCGATGCTGATGTTGTACTGCAGCATGAACTCCCAGGCATCGTGATGCTCATGGTCATGGTGACCGGCCTCATCACCCACATCCAGATAGTTGAGCTGGGCCCGGATACGCGAAAACTCGGTCGGGGCATAGGTCAGCTGGGTGGAATAGCGCCATGAAGATTCAAAAGGCGTGGGCAGGCCGCGACCTTCCGAGTGGTCGGCGTAGGCATCGTTGGTCAGTCCCATGCCTTCCACACGCAGACCCCAGTTCCAGCGCGGGGCAAAACCATAGGTGCCCTGCAGATAGAAACCGTCCTGCTTCCAGCGCTGGTTCACCACGTCACCATCCGGGTTGCGGGTGGTGGGCTCCAGGGTGCTGAAGTCGGTGAACTGACGGCTCATGTAGAGGGCGTCAATTTCGCGCATGGCGTATTCGAACTGCAGGGTGAAGTTGCGGTGCCCCATGGTACCGCCACCATCACGCTTGTAGACGGCATCCACACCCCAGAAGGAGGCGTCACCGTCCCAGGTTTCATAACGGCCGCTGGAATGGGCTTCATCACGCTGATAGGCCTCGCTCCAACCGGCAAAGGCACCCAGCTGAAGGGCATGGTCGTAGCCCAGATCCGGCGCCCACTTGGCAAAGGCCGTGGCCAGACGCGGCCCGGTCACGTCGTCAAAACCGTTGCTGGCACGCCAGCGGTTGCGGTTGGGGGAGAAATCATCGTTTTCCGGGTCATTGGGCAGCACGGTGACCATTTCGTGGTTACCGGAACCAATGTAGGGGGCGACACCGGAGCTCTCACCGTTGAGCAGTTCCACACCGAAGCGGGTGTAACTACGGGTAGCCGGCATCCAGCTCATCTGCACCCCCGTCTCCAGCAGGCCATGGTCGCCGAACAGATATTCGTTCATCCAGGGACGATCCACGAAAGCCCAGTCATGGGGATGCTGCTTGTTGATGTAGCCGATGTCACTCAGGAAGCGACCGGCCTTGAGCTGCAGCCCCGCCGGCAGTGCGCGGGTGGAAATGAAAGCCTCTTCGAGATCCACGCTGCCGTTCTCGAAAGTGAACATCACGAAGGCATCGAAATAGGGATCCACGGTGGCGGAGAAGGCGAACTCCACGTCGCGCATCTGGAATCCATCCTGGAAACCGTGGCCGCCGTGGCCGTGGTCATGCCCATGCCCATGGCCATGACCGGCGTCAAAACCGCCCGGCGATTCCACATGACCACTGAATTCGTTGTAGTAGATACCATCGAGAATGACGGAAATGGCCGGGTTGAACTGCGTACCGGAAGTCACGGCCTGATCACCACCACCCAGCTGCATGGCGCGGGTACGGGCCGGTGCGGGATCCAGCGGATCACGGGCCGGACCGGACTGTCGCCGCTGCTGCGCTTCCGGCGTCTCGGCCTGGGCGATGACATCGTCCATGCGCAGATTGTCGTCCTCGGCAACGACCGTACTCGAAATCAGGCTGACCGAAATCGCCATGGCGGCCATTCCGGACAGCTTGGCCAGAGAATATTTCGTTCGCATTGGATTGACTCCTCAAATGGTCATGCATCAGCAGGCGCATCGCCATGAGCGATGCGCTGCGGTTCCTGAAGGGGAAATGACGGGCCTGCGCCCGGATTCAGGCCGTTGGGGGCCCGCGTACCTTGATGGAAGCGGAATCCAGGGTAATGGGGAGCTTGCTGCCAGGATGAGTAATGATCGCCACAATCAGGCGGCGAGGTACCGGCAGCTCGGCCTTTCCGGTGGGCAGGGGGCCGGCCTGCTGGCTGGCCACCTTGCAGAAGAGACACTGATCCAGAACATGAGCCGTTTCGTGCTCATGATCATGAACGAAACCGTGCGCCACCACGGAGACCGGCAGCATGAGACTCACCAGCACGAAGGCCAGCCAGGTCACTCGATGCAATGGCGTTCTGCGTTGATTCGCCATGTCAGTCACCCGTGTCAAGTGAGCGGTCGGGGCAGGTTATACAGGCCGGAGTCAAGCGGCGGCTATCGCCAGGCCCGGGGATGACCGGCCACCATGGAATCAGTGACGGTATTCGGTCGCAGGAAGTTCCGGAGGTTCAGCAAATGCGCCGCGCTCAGAAGGGCGGCGCCGCCGAGTGTCAGCACCACTTCAAGGGTATTTGTATGCCAGGCGGCAAATTCCAGTGTCGCCAGCACCATCAGGGCCATTCCGGCCATGCCTGTCAGCAACAAGCCCGTCTCGCCGCGCCGCCGCCAGGCCAGTCCCAGCGCCCAGCCACTGACCGGAATCACCAGCAAGAGGATGGCCCGGTGGAACCAGTCGTCCACGATGCCCAGGGCCGCAATCCACGGCATGGCCGCTGCCATCACCGGCAATGCCGTGCAGTGCAGGACACACAGCAGGGACATGCCGATGGCGGCAAAGTCCAGTCGGGCCTTGTTGGCGGGTACTTCCTTCATCCGATAAGGCTGCCCATTGCTCTGATCCGAGAGCTCAACATTATGCAATAACATAACACCTGCGTAAAGCGCCCAACCGCCGGCGGCCCTTCCCCGGGTTCATTCTGGGCTCATTCGACTCGACTACAGGGCTGTCAGGGCAGAATCGCCAGCAGCCGATCGAGGAAGGCGTCTGGATGAGTTTCCATGGGATTATGGGCGGCTTCATCCAGAAGGTGGAGCTCGGCTTCGGCCGCCTCAGCAAGACGGCGCCCATGGGACAGGGGCACCCATTCGTCATGACCACCCCAGATCAGGTTAAGCGAAAAGGGCCTCAGCTCCGCCGACGCCAGCGGAGGACTGCCGGCCTGCAGGCCACGAATGACCGCGTCGGGCTTGCCGCGGATGCGCAAGGGTGCAAGATAGGCGGCGACCACCGCCTCTTCCACTTCCTGTCCGTAAGCCGAACTCAGCGCCCGCTCCATGCCCGGCTCGTTCAACAGGCGCCGGCTGCCGATCACGGTCAGCCAGCGCTGCACCGGCGGATACTGCATGATCACGCCGCCAATACCGGCCCCACCTTCACTGGCGGTCTCGTGGGTCCCGGCGACCATCACCAGCTGATCGACCCGATCCGGCGCGGCCGCGGCCATCCTCGCCACCACGGCGCTGCCCATGGAATGGCCAACCAGATGCCAGCGCCCGCGCTGCTCACCGAGCGCGTCGATCAGCCCCCAAAGCAGCTCGGCCTCATCCGGCCCCTCCGCCCCGGGCACGATCGGTTCACTGTATCCGAAAGGCGGCACATCCACCGTCAGCACATGATAACCGGCCGCCTGCAGAGGCCCGTGCACATGGCGCCAGCTGTAGGTGGATCCGGCCAGGCCATGAACCAGCAGAAGCTGTCCACGAACCGCCTGCCCCTCCGCCGGTCGTGCCGGAAACTCGCGGTAATGCAGCGTCACGCCTCCCACGGCCTGAAAGCGACTCTCCGCAAACGGTGACTCCGGCACCCGCTGATCGGCCCCGGTGGGAATAATGTAGGGCAACAGGGAAAGACCACCGACGATGATCAGAAACATGATGAGGCCGGTGCGCCAGAAGTTGGGGCTGTTGTTCATTCTTTTCTCGTAGTCGTAATCGTAATCGGGTTTTGTACACAGCAACGAGCCACGCTCCACGAGCGGCAAGCTAAAAGCCGAAAATCCCGCAGCCTCAGGTTTTTCCTCGTAGTCGTAATCGTAACCGTAGTCGTAATCGGGTTTTCCTTAATACCCGAAAATGTCGATTACGATTACAATTACGACTACGAAAAAAAACTACCCCGTTCCACCCACCGTCAGGCTGTCGACCTTGAGTGTGGGTTGGCCGACGCCCACCGGGACAGACTGGCCATCCTTGCCGCAGACGCCGATGCCGCGGTCCAGCTCCAGATCATTGCCCACCATACTGACCCGGGTCAGGACATCGGGGCCGTTGCCGATGAGTGTGGCACCCTTGACCGGCCGGGTAATGCGTCCGTTTTCAATCAGGTAGGCCTCGCTGGCGGAGAACACGAACTTGCCGGAGGTGATATCCACCTGGCCACCGCCGAAGTTGACGGCATACAGACCGCGTTCCACGGACTGGATGATCTCTTCAGGGTCATGGGGCCCCGGACGCATGTAGGTGTTGGTCATGCGTGGCATGGGCAGGTGGGCGTAGGATTCCCGCCGGCCATTGCCGGTGGATTTCTGCCCCATTAGCCGGGCGTTCATGCGGTCCTGCATGTAGCCCTTGAGGATGCCGTTCTCGATCAGCACCGTGCAGTTGGTGGCTTCCCCTTCATCGTCCACGTTCAAAGATCCGCGTCGACCTTCCAGGGTGCCGTCGTCCACCACCGTGCAGTATTCGCTGGCTACCCGTTCGCCGATGCGACCGGAGAAGGCCGACGTGCCCTTGCGGTTGAAATCGCCCTCCAGGCCGTGGCCGATGGCCTCGTGCAGCAGCACGCCAGGCCAGCCGGGGCCCAGAACCACCGGCATGCTGCCGGCCGGCGCCTCGACCGCATCCAGGTTCACCAGTGCGGAACGGGCCGCTTCCTTCGCCAGACGCAGGGGCTCATCGCGCTCCAGCAGAGTCTGGATGGAAAAACGTCCCCCGGCACCGGCCATGCCCTGTTCACGGCGCCCCTTGTGCTCGGCAATGCAGACTACGTTCATGCGGATCAGCGGCCGCACATCGGCCACCAGACGACCATCGTTGCCGGCCACCAGCACCACTTCATGGGTGGCGGCAAGACTCACATTGACCTTGCAAATGCGCGGATCCTCGGCCCGGCAGGCGGCATCCACCCGCTGCAGCAGGGCCACCTTTTCGTCCGGGCTCAGGGTCTCGATGGGATCCATGGGCTGGTAGAGGCTGCGCCCGCCCCCGGCCCGCCAGGCCTGGAGACGCCCGGACTGCCCGCCGGAGGCGATGGCACGCGCCATCCCCGACGCCTTTTCCAGCGCCGGCAGCACGATTTCATCGGAATAGGCGAAGCCGCTCTTCTCACCGGACACGGCACGCAGGCCCACACCACGATCCAGGCCGTGACCACCCTCCTTGACGATGCCGTCTTCCAGAGCCCAGCTCTCGCTGCGCCGAAGCTGGAAATACAGGTCGGCCTCGTCCACCGAGGCACTCATCATGCGATTCAGCACGCGGGCCAGGGCGTTCTCGTCGAGACCTCCCGGTTCCAGCAGTTGCTGCTTGGCAATATCCAGTGCTTGCGTCATGTTTCTCCAACAATCACGTTCAGGCGCCCGTCCGGCGCCGGTGTTCAAGTACCGGGAAGCTCTCGCGCAGGGTGCGCAGGCGTTCCAGGGAAATCGGGGCGGTCACCACGCCTGCGCCCTGCTTGCGTTCGGCCACCACCGAACCCCAGGGTTCCACGATCATGCTGTGGCCCCAGGTTTCGCGGCCACTGACGTGGAAGCCGCCCTGGGCGCCAGCCGCCACATAGGCCAGGTTCTCCACTGCCCGGGCACGCAGCAGCAGTTCCCAGTGGGCCCGGCCGGTCTGCACGGTAAAGGCCGAGGGCACGGCGAAGACTTCGGCGCCCTGGTCGGTCATGGCCCGAAACAGCTCCGGGAAACGCAGATCGTAACAGACGGCGAGACCCAGGCGGCCCACGGGGGAATCGATCACCACGACCTCGTCACCGGGTCGGGTGGAATCCGATTCCCGATAACGCTCGCGCCCATCCGGCAGGGTGACATCGAACAGGTGCATCTTGTCGAAGCGGGCCCGACGCTCACCGGTATCGTCGTACACCAGGCAGGCTCCGCTGACCCGGCCGGCTCCGGCGGCCAACGGAATGGTGCCACCGACAATCCACATGTCCAGGCGCCGTGCCCGATCGGCCAGCCAGGTCTGCAGTGGCCCGTCTCCATCCGACTCGGCCTCCTGCAGGCGCTCTTCGTCGGTCTGGCCCAGCATGGCGAAGTTTTCCGGCAGGACAGCCAGACAGGCGCCCGCGGCCCTCGCTTCTTCCAGCAGACGTTCAGCTTCGATCAGATTGGCGCTCACCTGGGGCCCCGAGGCCATCTGGATGGCCGCAATAACCGGATCCTTTTGTTCTGTTTTTTCGGTCATGGTCAATGCATTCCCCTGTCTTTCAACGTTTTCGTGGTTGCTTCAACGCAAGCGAAGGATAAGCACGTCCTCGGCACCGGAACCGGGCAGCAGGCGCACCTCATCGGCTTCGACCCCGAGTGCCACCAGCCAGTCCTTCAGTTCCGAGGCCCACAGTTCGCCCCGCTCTCCGCCCGGATAGACCAGTTCCAGCCGGGCATCGTTCCGCCCCTCCCAGGCTGCCATGGCC encodes the following:
- a CDS encoding metal ABC transporter substrate-binding protein, yielding MKQWILGSILMLAAVAASAEVRVAATVPNMGMLARVVGGEAVDVTVMAPSDRDAHYLEARPSMMAALRRADLVVAVGAELEVGWLPAALQGANNPRIQVGRAGYFEGAAHIELIETGVEADRAGGDVHPMGNPHYYMDPGRMAQVAHALADRLARLDGDNADYFRANAQAFADAVDARMDGWRARAEGTAGAVLYHKDANYLMRLLDAPILGYLEPLPGIPPTARHLRELVRGLEGQQGITLYTNFQPSRGAEFLERELGWPSRQLPNQVATDARKVDAYFEMIDRWVEALASVK
- a CDS encoding TonB-dependent receptor; this encodes MRTKYSLAKLSGMAAMAISVSLISSTVVAEDDNLRMDDVIAQAETPEAQQRRQSGPARDPLDPAPARTRAMQLGGGDQAVTSGTQFNPAISVILDGIYYNEFSGHVESPGGFDAGHGHGHGHDHGHGGHGFQDGFQMRDVEFAFSATVDPYFDAFVMFTFENGSVDLEEAFISTRALPAGLQLKAGRFLSDIGYINKQHPHDWAFVDRPWMNEYLFGDHGLLETGVQMSWMPATRSYTRFGVELLNGESSGVAPYIGSGNHEMVTVLPNDPENDDFSPNRNRWRASNGFDDVTGPRLATAFAKWAPDLGYDHALQLGAFAGWSEAYQRDEAHSSGRYETWDGDASFWGVDAVYKRDGGGTMGHRNFTLQFEYAMREIDALYMSRQFTDFSTLEPTTRNPDGDVVNQRWKQDGFYLQGTYGFAPRWNWGLRVEGMGLTNDAYADHSEGRGLPTPFESSWRYSTQLTYAPTEFSRIRAQLNYLDVGDEAGHHDHEHHDAWEFMLQYNISIGVHGAHTF
- a CDS encoding MerC domain-containing protein; the encoded protein is MKEVPANKARLDFAAIGMSLLCVLHCTALPVMAAAMPWIAALGIVDDWFHRAILLLVIPVSGWALGLAWRRRGETGLLLTGMAGMALMVLATLEFAAWHTNTLEVVLTLGGAALLSAAHLLNLRNFLRPNTVTDSMVAGHPRAWR
- a CDS encoding alpha/beta fold hydrolase, which codes for MNNSPNFWRTGLIMFLIIVGGLSLLPYIIPTGADQRVPESPFAESRFQAVGGVTLHYREFPARPAEGQAVRGQLLLVHGLAGSTYSWRHVHGPLQAAGYHVLTVDVPPFGYSEPIVPGAEGPDEAELLWGLIDALGEQRGRWHLVGHSMGSAVVARMAAAAPDRVDQLVMVAGTHETASEGGAGIGGVIMQYPPVQRWLTVIGSRRLLNEPGMERALSSAYGQEVEEAVVAAYLAPLRIRGKPDAVIRGLQAGSPPLASAELRPFSLNLIWGGHDEWVPLSHGRRLAEAAEAELHLLDEAAHNPMETHPDAFLDRLLAILP
- the tldD gene encoding metalloprotease TldD, giving the protein MTQALDIAKQQLLEPGGLDENALARVLNRMMSASVDEADLYFQLRRSESWALEDGIVKEGGHGLDRGVGLRAVSGEKSGFAYSDEIVLPALEKASGMARAIASGGQSGRLQAWRAGGGRSLYQPMDPIETLSPDEKVALLQRVDAACRAEDPRICKVNVSLAATHEVVLVAGNDGRLVADVRPLIRMNVVCIAEHKGRREQGMAGAGGRFSIQTLLERDEPLRLAKEAARSALVNLDAVEAPAGSMPVVLGPGWPGVLLHEAIGHGLEGDFNRKGTSAFSGRIGERVASEYCTVVDDGTLEGRRGSLNVDDEGEATNCTVLIENGILKGYMQDRMNARLMGQKSTGNGRRESYAHLPMPRMTNTYMRPGPHDPEEIIQSVERGLYAVNFGGGQVDITSGKFVFSASEAYLIENGRITRPVKGATLIGNGPDVLTRVSMVGNDLELDRGIGVCGKDGQSVPVGVGQPTLKVDSLTVGGTG
- a CDS encoding carbon-nitrogen hydrolase family protein, which gives rise to MTEKTEQKDPVIAAIQMASGPQVSANLIEAERLLEEARAAGACLAVLPENFAMLGQTDEERLQEAESDGDGPLQTWLADRARRLDMWIVGGTIPLAAGAGRVSGACLVYDDTGERRARFDKMHLFDVTLPDGRERYRESDSTRPGDEVVVIDSPVGRLGLAVCYDLRFPELFRAMTDQGAEVFAVPSAFTVQTGRAHWELLLRARAVENLAYVAAGAQGGFHVSGRETWGHSMIVEPWGSVVAERKQGAGVVTAPISLERLRTLRESFPVLEHRRRTGA